The following are encoded together in the Azospirillum brasilense genome:
- a CDS encoding CBS domain-containing protein gives MQAKDVMTSPVITVALDTPVPDIAELLLTHRISGLPVVDQDGRAVGIISEGDLLRRVETGTDRPRARWLEMLVGRNVQAADFLKTHGRCARDVMSRPVHGVAPDAEIAEIADLMEDKRIKRAPVLVDGRPVGIISRANLLHGLLRNRRGAAGFGVSGDEAIRAALLEALDGQSWVDLDRINIVVNDGVVQLWGMVDSEEQRRALHTAASGVSGVKRIEEHLNRNRFVG, from the coding sequence ATGCAAGCGAAGGATGTCATGACATCGCCGGTCATCACGGTGGCGCTGGACACCCCCGTACCGGACATCGCGGAATTGCTTTTGACCCATCGGATCAGCGGTTTGCCGGTGGTGGACCAGGACGGCCGCGCGGTCGGCATCATCAGCGAGGGGGACCTGCTGCGCCGGGTGGAGACGGGGACCGACCGCCCGCGCGCCCGCTGGCTGGAGATGCTGGTGGGCCGCAACGTGCAGGCCGCCGACTTCCTGAAGACCCATGGGCGCTGCGCGCGCGACGTCATGTCGCGCCCGGTCCACGGCGTCGCGCCCGACGCGGAAATCGCCGAGATCGCCGACCTGATGGAGGACAAGCGGATCAAGCGCGCCCCCGTCCTGGTCGACGGCCGCCCGGTCGGAATCATCAGCCGGGCCAACCTGCTGCACGGACTGCTCCGCAACCGGCGCGGTGCCGCCGGTTTCGGCGTGTCCGGCGACGAGGCGATCCGCGCCGCCCTGCTGGAGGCGTTGGACGGACAGTCCTGGGTGGACCTCGATCGGATCAACATCGTCGTCAACGACGGGGTCGTGCAGCTTTGGGGCATGGTCGACAGCGAGGAGCAGCGCCGCGCCCTGCACACCGCGGCGAGCGGCGTGAGCGGCGTGAAGCGCATCGAGGAGCATTTGAACCGGAACCGCTTCGTCGGGTGA
- a CDS encoding TerC family protein — protein MDTSDFMIALLQIIWIDILLSGDNALVIALACRSLPPKQQKIGVFLGTGAAIVLRVLFAVIIAYLLAIPYLKIIGGVLLFWIAIKLMLPTEEEEQAEHAGTSAGLWGVVRTIVIADAVMSLDNVIAIAAASHGNTVLLILGLAISIPLIVFGSTLILKAIERLPALVYAGAGLLGYIAAEVILTDPSIHSHVTESLPVLTGTAPFVAALGVMTAGFLMARSINRRRAVVETDPA, from the coding sequence ATGGACACGTCCGATTTCATGATCGCTCTGCTCCAGATCATCTGGATCGACATCCTGCTGAGCGGCGACAACGCGCTCGTCATTGCGCTGGCCTGCCGCTCGCTGCCGCCGAAGCAACAGAAGATCGGCGTCTTCCTGGGCACCGGGGCGGCCATCGTGCTGCGCGTGCTGTTCGCCGTCATCATCGCCTATCTGCTGGCCATCCCGTACCTGAAGATCATCGGCGGGGTGCTGCTGTTCTGGATCGCCATCAAGCTGATGCTGCCCACCGAGGAGGAGGAGCAGGCGGAGCATGCCGGCACCTCCGCCGGGCTGTGGGGGGTGGTCCGCACCATCGTGATCGCCGACGCGGTGATGAGCCTGGACAACGTCATCGCCATCGCCGCCGCCTCGCACGGCAACACGGTCCTGCTGATCCTCGGGCTGGCCATCAGCATTCCGCTGATCGTCTTCGGCAGCACGCTGATCCTGAAGGCCATCGAACGGCTGCCGGCCCTGGTCTATGCGGGCGCCGGGCTGCTCGGCTACATCGCGGCGGAGGTCATCCTCACCGACCCGAGCATCCATTCCCATGTGACGGAAAGCCTGCCGGTGCTGACCGGGACGGCGCCCTTCGTCGCGGCGCTGGGGGTGATGACGGCCGGCTTCCTGATGGCCCGCAGCATCAACCGCCGCCGCGCCGTGGTGGAGACCGATCCGGCCTGA
- a CDS encoding tripartite tricarboxylate transporter permease gives MPEREGNLEALGSLIHGFGVLADPMNIAYMFIGITLGVLIGVLPGLGGANGVAILLPLTFSMSPTSAIIMLSCIYWGALFGGAITSVLFNIPGEPWSVATTFDGHPMAQKGHAGEALTAAFTSSFFGAFVAVLLITFLAPVIAGFALRFGPAEFFAVQLLTFCSFVGMGSESPFKVLCAMMLGFALAAVGLDSVTGELRMTFGSVELLRGFDFLIAVIGLFGIGEILLTMEEGLAFKGKSAKINAKVVWETWKSLPRYWVTAIRGSIVGCWMGITPGGATPASFMSYGLAKRFSKNRQNFGNGEVEGVVAPETAAHAAGTSALLPMLTLGIPGSPTAAVLLGGLLIWGLQPGPLLFVEQKEFVWGLIASMYLGNIAGLIVVLTTVPVFASILRIPFSIIAPVIVVICAVGAYTVHNAFLDIVMMLVFGVVGYVFKKLSYPLAPLVLALVLGDMAESSFRQAMLVSQGDLAIFWSNPLVGSIVTLALVMLFWPVISALLRKRQSRQDGGTEVIPVK, from the coding sequence ATGCCGGAAAGGGAGGGAAACTTGGAAGCGCTCGGGTCACTCATACACGGGTTCGGCGTGCTCGCCGATCCCATGAACATCGCCTACATGTTCATCGGCATCACGCTGGGCGTCCTGATCGGCGTGCTGCCGGGGCTGGGCGGAGCGAACGGGGTGGCGATCCTGCTGCCCCTGACCTTCAGCATGTCGCCGACCTCCGCCATCATCATGCTCTCCTGCATCTATTGGGGGGCGTTGTTCGGCGGGGCCATCACCTCGGTCCTGTTCAACATACCGGGCGAACCCTGGTCGGTGGCGACCACCTTCGACGGCCACCCCATGGCGCAGAAGGGCCACGCGGGCGAGGCGCTGACGGCGGCCTTCACCTCGTCCTTCTTCGGGGCGTTCGTGGCGGTCCTGCTCATCACCTTCCTGGCCCCGGTGATCGCCGGCTTCGCCCTGCGCTTCGGCCCGGCGGAGTTCTTCGCGGTCCAGCTTCTGACATTTTGCAGTTTCGTCGGCATGGGCAGCGAATCCCCCTTCAAGGTGCTGTGCGCCATGATGCTGGGCTTCGCGCTGGCCGCGGTCGGGCTGGACAGCGTGACCGGCGAGCTGCGCATGACCTTCGGGTCTGTGGAGCTGCTGCGCGGCTTCGACTTCCTGATCGCGGTCATCGGCCTGTTCGGCATCGGCGAAATCCTCCTGACCATGGAGGAGGGGCTGGCCTTCAAGGGCAAGAGCGCGAAGATCAACGCCAAGGTCGTCTGGGAGACCTGGAAGAGCCTGCCCCGCTATTGGGTGACCGCCATCCGCGGCTCCATCGTCGGCTGCTGGATGGGCATCACGCCCGGCGGCGCCACCCCCGCCTCCTTCATGAGCTACGGCCTCGCCAAGCGCTTCTCGAAGAACCGCCAGAATTTCGGCAACGGCGAGGTGGAGGGCGTGGTCGCTCCGGAGACCGCGGCCCATGCCGCCGGCACCAGCGCGCTGCTGCCCATGCTGACGCTGGGCATCCCCGGCTCGCCCACCGCGGCGGTGCTGCTGGGCGGCCTGCTGATCTGGGGGCTCCAGCCCGGCCCGCTGCTGTTCGTCGAGCAGAAGGAGTTCGTCTGGGGCCTGATCGCCAGCATGTATCTGGGCAACATCGCCGGCCTGATCGTCGTGCTGACCACGGTGCCGGTCTTCGCCTCGATCCTGCGCATCCCCTTCAGCATCATCGCGCCGGTCATCGTGGTGATCTGCGCGGTCGGCGCCTACACCGTGCACAACGCCTTCCTCGACATCGTCATGATGCTGGTGTTCGGCGTCGTCGGCTACGTCTTCAAGAAGCTGTCCTACCCGCTGGCTCCGCTGGTTCTGGCGCTGGTGCTGGGCGACATGGCGGAAAGCTCCTTCCGGCAGGCCATGCTGGTGTCGCAGGGCGATCTGGCGATCTTCTGGTCCAACCCGCTGGTCGGCAGCATCGTCACCCTGGCGCTGGTCATGCTGTTCTGGCCGGTGATCTCCGCCCTGCTGCGCAAGCGCCAGTCCCGGCAGGACGGCGGGACCGAGGTCATCCCCGTGAAGTAG
- a CDS encoding tripartite tricarboxylate transporter TctB family protein codes for MEHGTQNSDPVVSNRTMEIVVAGLFALVAIVVMADSVRVGNGWGSDGPKAGYFPFYVGLIMLVSSLATLAVNIWRHSGERTAFVEKHQLALVLQVLVPSAVFVALTAFLGIYLSAVLFIAFFMHWVGKYPLKTILPVAILVPAGLFVMFEIWFLVPLPKGPVETMFGF; via the coding sequence ATGGAGCATGGAACGCAGAACAGTGATCCGGTCGTCTCGAACCGGACCATGGAGATCGTCGTCGCCGGGCTGTTCGCCCTGGTCGCCATCGTGGTGATGGCCGACAGCGTCCGCGTCGGCAACGGCTGGGGGTCCGACGGGCCGAAGGCCGGCTACTTCCCCTTCTATGTCGGCCTGATCATGCTGGTCAGCAGTCTGGCCACGCTGGCCGTCAACATCTGGCGCCACAGCGGCGAACGCACCGCCTTCGTCGAGAAGCACCAGCTCGCCCTGGTTCTCCAGGTGCTGGTCCCCAGCGCCGTCTTCGTGGCCTTGACCGCCTTCCTGGGCATCTATCTGTCGGCGGTGCTGTTCATCGCCTTCTTCATGCATTGGGTCGGCAAATATCCGCTCAAGACGATCCTGCCCGTCGCCATCCTCGTGCCCGCGGGCCTCTTCGTGATGTTCGAGATCTGGTTCCTGGTTCCGCTTCCCAAGGGGCCGGTGGAGACGATGTTCGGGTTCTGA
- a CDS encoding Bug family tripartite tricarboxylate transporter substrate binding protein, whose translation MKDVQRPRCARKTPFDSFAFKNTPRRTLAGGTALAGALGLLLIPNAAQAAWEPTKSVEFVVPAGTGGGADQMARMIQGIIQKNNLMGQPIVVINKSGGAGAEGFLDVKSSNRNPHKIIITLSNLFTTPLATGVPFSWKDMTPVAMLALDNFVLWVNSEAAQKSPKEFVEAAKEGGANRFKMGGTGSKQEDQIITAAIEQSAGVTFTYVPYKGGGDVAAQLVGNHINASVNNPIEAVSQWRAGALRPLCVFDKERIPLKEPVADGKSWNTIPTCKESGLDVEYTMLRGIFMGPGVTPEQIAYYVDLFKKVRETEEWKDFMAKGAFNVSFKTGDEFKTWLTAAETQHKTLMDKAGFTKQ comes from the coding sequence ATGAAGGACGTACAGCGCCCGCGCTGCGCGCGGAAGACCCCTTTTGACTCCTTCGCTTTTAAAAACACGCCAAGAAGAACGCTCGCCGGCGGAACGGCCCTGGCCGGCGCGCTCGGCCTTCTGCTGATCCCAAACGCCGCCCAGGCCGCCTGGGAGCCGACCAAATCGGTCGAATTCGTCGTCCCGGCGGGAACCGGCGGCGGCGCCGACCAGATGGCGCGGATGATCCAGGGCATCATTCAGAAGAACAACCTGATGGGCCAGCCCATCGTCGTCATCAACAAGTCGGGCGGCGCCGGTGCGGAAGGCTTCCTCGACGTCAAATCGTCGAACCGCAACCCGCACAAGATCATCATCACCCTGTCCAACCTGTTCACCACGCCCCTGGCGACCGGCGTTCCCTTCTCCTGGAAGGACATGACCCCGGTGGCGATGCTGGCGCTGGACAACTTCGTCCTGTGGGTGAACAGCGAGGCCGCGCAGAAATCGCCCAAGGAGTTCGTCGAGGCCGCCAAGGAGGGCGGCGCCAACCGCTTCAAGATGGGCGGCACCGGCTCCAAGCAGGAGGACCAGATCATCACCGCCGCCATCGAGCAGTCGGCGGGGGTCACCTTCACCTATGTCCCCTACAAGGGCGGCGGCGACGTGGCGGCGCAGCTCGTCGGCAACCACATCAACGCCAGCGTCAACAACCCGATCGAGGCGGTGTCGCAATGGCGGGCCGGCGCGCTGCGGCCCTTGTGCGTCTTCGACAAGGAGCGCATCCCGCTGAAGGAACCGGTGGCCGACGGCAAGTCGTGGAACACCATCCCGACCTGCAAGGAATCCGGGCTGGACGTGGAATACACTATGCTGCGCGGCATCTTCATGGGGCCGGGCGTCACGCCGGAGCAGATCGCCTACTACGTGGACCTCTTCAAGAAGGTCCGCGAGACGGAGGAGTGGAAGGACTTCATGGCGAAGGGGGCCTTCAACGTCAGCTTCAAGACCGGTGACGAGTTCAAGACCTGGCTGACCGCGGCGGAAACCCAGCACAAGACCCTGATGGACAAGGCGGGCTTCACCAAGCAATAG
- a CDS encoding right-handed parallel beta-helix repeat-containing protein codes for MEHMAIELDHQNHADTTGFVSDSGADPFQAVVDSITPVTADSAATPDSILHLQALQTTAQPLALADATALAATAKIVVNAAGTAAGGVSPHFKLLVDGAVVGEGTAGSDAKDFSFDANVAADQAHKVQIQYDNDGAVDGQDRNLTVNAISINGHKVAPTDPSVTYDKGALDGQDVVPGQANMWWNGTLAVAAPKEFFATTAAAAPAAPTAPTSGTSDYPSTPASQIYYVDATNGSDSNSGHDANQAWKSLDKVNSTNFAAGSLVLFERGETWHDSLLASTSGTSDKPIVYGAYGTGANPVIEAASGSSYAVSLNNKDNITFDSLTMKGSGDAGLLLNGGADNVKVTNSQIIDNHGSGVVISGTSHGLRIDHSTIDGNGAYGIVHYSADNADQYFTNNTISDNGWRTDGVYSGWNGRILSGEIADNTIFNNGAGGGDGRSHGLYHDHSQANSTLKIHGNTIYDNPRGAGILAKSSTEIYDNTIYGNANVGISVGQNQGTSVTYKIHGNEIFNNNGGIMEHLKGAGSITLDVQDNIFNNNNGRSAVSIADNISQNVVNNTISSVSKASPTA; via the coding sequence ATGGAACATATGGCCATTGAGCTTGATCATCAGAACCACGCCGACACGACCGGTTTTGTCAGCGATTCTGGTGCCGATCCGTTTCAGGCTGTTGTCGACAGCATCACCCCGGTGACCGCCGACAGCGCCGCGACGCCGGACTCAATTCTCCATCTCCAGGCACTCCAGACCACCGCGCAGCCTCTGGCGCTGGCCGACGCCACGGCGCTGGCCGCCACCGCCAAGATCGTCGTGAACGCCGCCGGCACGGCCGCGGGCGGCGTCTCGCCCCATTTCAAACTGCTGGTGGACGGCGCCGTGGTCGGCGAAGGCACCGCGGGCAGCGACGCCAAGGATTTCTCCTTCGACGCCAACGTGGCCGCCGATCAGGCGCACAAGGTTCAGATCCAGTACGACAACGACGGCGCCGTCGATGGGCAGGACCGCAACCTGACGGTCAACGCCATCTCCATCAACGGCCACAAGGTCGCCCCGACCGATCCGTCCGTCACCTATGACAAGGGCGCGCTGGACGGCCAGGACGTCGTGCCGGGTCAGGCCAACATGTGGTGGAACGGCACGCTGGCCGTCGCCGCGCCGAAGGAGTTCTTCGCGACGACCGCCGCGGCGGCCCCGGCCGCCCCCACGGCGCCGACCTCCGGCACGTCGGACTACCCGTCCACCCCGGCCTCGCAGATCTACTACGTCGATGCGACCAACGGCAGCGACAGCAACTCCGGCCATGACGCGAACCAGGCCTGGAAGTCGCTGGACAAGGTGAACTCGACCAACTTCGCCGCCGGCTCGCTGGTCCTGTTCGAGCGTGGCGAGACCTGGCACGACAGCCTGCTGGCCTCCACTTCCGGCACCTCCGACAAGCCGATCGTCTACGGCGCCTACGGCACCGGCGCCAACCCGGTGATCGAGGCGGCCAGCGGCTCCAGCTACGCCGTCAGCCTGAACAACAAGGACAACATCACCTTCGACAGCCTGACCATGAAGGGTTCGGGCGACGCCGGCCTGCTGCTCAACGGCGGCGCCGACAACGTGAAGGTCACCAACTCGCAGATCATCGACAACCACGGCTCGGGCGTCGTCATCAGCGGCACCTCGCACGGGCTGCGGATCGACCATTCCACCATCGACGGCAACGGCGCCTACGGCATCGTGCATTACTCCGCCGACAACGCCGACCAGTATTTCACCAACAACACCATCAGCGACAACGGCTGGCGGACCGACGGCGTGTATTCGGGCTGGAACGGCCGCATCCTGAGCGGCGAGATCGCCGACAACACGATCTTCAACAACGGCGCCGGCGGTGGCGACGGCCGGTCGCACGGGCTGTACCACGACCACAGCCAGGCCAACAGCACGCTGAAGATCCACGGCAACACGATCTACGACAACCCGCGCGGCGCCGGCATCCTCGCCAAGTCGAGCACCGAGATCTACGACAACACGATCTACGGCAACGCCAACGTCGGCATCTCGGTCGGCCAGAACCAGGGCACCAGCGTTACCTACAAGATCCACGGCAACGAGATCTTCAACAACAACGGCGGCATCATGGAGCACCTGAAGGGCGCCGGGTCGATCACGCTCGACGTGCAGGACAACATCTTCAACAACAACAACGGCCGTTCCGCGGTGTCCATCGCCGACAACATCAGCCAGAACGTCGTCAACAACACCATCTCCTCGGTCTCCAAGGCCAGCCCGACCGCGTAA